A portion of the Bdellovibrio bacteriovorus genome contains these proteins:
- a CDS encoding serine/threonine protein kinase encodes MDKNASFYTLEPEKVLRAAENAGLYPTGEFTQLNSYENRVFDIKLEEPCTPGALNKNVIAKFYRPHRWSKDAILEEHEFLLSLKNEGIPAVAPLIMGHDQTVAEVDGMYVTFFPKVLGRMPQEFLEGELNKVGRLMAQVHNVGARKTAPHRPTLDTSYYGGWDTLDFLQDWITPELRERYTVASEDILYAIEDSFNPAEFIRIHGDCHKGNLLNNGKEFFLVDFDDFVNGPVIQDFWMLLSGDADMLEDEKAQIISGYEELREFPDHQWAWIPLLRGLRIISYAGWIAKRWTDPSFPRLFPEFNTYTYWAEEVEAIERIAWQIR; translated from the coding sequence ATGGACAAAAACGCTTCCTTTTACACTTTAGAACCTGAAAAAGTTTTGCGAGCCGCAGAAAATGCCGGACTTTATCCGACAGGCGAATTCACCCAGTTGAATTCTTATGAAAATCGCGTTTTTGATATCAAATTGGAAGAACCTTGCACCCCGGGGGCCCTCAACAAAAATGTCATCGCTAAATTCTATCGACCCCATCGATGGAGCAAAGACGCGATTTTAGAGGAACATGAATTTCTGCTTTCCTTAAAAAATGAAGGCATTCCGGCTGTCGCCCCCTTAATAATGGGCCACGATCAAACCGTGGCCGAGGTTGACGGCATGTACGTCACCTTTTTCCCTAAAGTCTTAGGTCGCATGCCACAAGAATTCCTAGAGGGCGAGCTCAACAAAGTCGGCCGTCTCATGGCGCAAGTTCATAATGTGGGCGCCAGAAAAACGGCGCCCCATCGCCCAACCTTAGATACTTCTTACTATGGCGGTTGGGATACATTGGATTTCTTGCAAGACTGGATCACCCCCGAGTTGCGCGAACGTTACACCGTGGCTTCAGAAGATATTCTTTACGCCATTGAAGACAGCTTTAATCCCGCCGAATTCATCCGTATTCACGGCGATTGCCATAAGGGAAATCTTTTGAACAACGGAAAAGAATTTTTCTTGGTCGATTTCGATGATTTCGTCAATGGCCCGGTGATTCAGGATTTCTGGATGCTACTCTCAGGCGATGCCGACATGTTAGAGGATGAAAAAGCACAGATCATTTCTGGCTATGAAGAGCTGCGCGAATTTCCGGACCATCAGTGGGCGTGGATTCCACTTTTACGTGGTTTAAGAATTATTTCTTATGCCGGGTGGATTGCGAAACGCTGGACAGACCCAAGCTTCCCCAGATTATTTCCAGAGTTTAACACTTACACTTATTGGGCAGAAGAAGTGGAAGCAATTGAACGCATTGCTTGGCAGATTCGCTAG
- a CDS encoding GAF domain-containing hybrid sensor histidine kinase/response regulator, whose translation MKQTPPFHEQETARLAELRRYKILDTDPEELYTNIANLASQICETPICAVSFVDKDRQWFKSSVGLEVQEIHRETAFCAYTILQDDLLEVEDATKDERFAENQLVTDDPNIRFYAGVPLLSSKGLALGALCVIDNKPRSLTPYQKESLKLLAKQVMLLNEQRILHERSRLKLFQKKSVISNMTSGVMAVDMNGDVMFTNQAFVDLFNLDIEPQSLEGRHYAKLIAHYGKSRLPDVDKLIARVTEIINKNEPIYGDKIRTLEGLIIERDFVPVNFEGQTVGHLWVYRDVTLKIKQERMMAQSLKKAEELTALKSQFLANMSHEIRTPLNGIIGMSGLLLDLSLDKKQTELTHNIRECGESLLEIVNDILDYSKIEANKFELVSEPFNIESCIDQSLYILDHRASQKGLTLTHRAITPLPKVVIGDMGRLKQILVNLIGNAVKFTHQGQVQVKVGAEDLPNNETLLSFSVQDTGVGIPPDRMDRLFKSFSQVDSSTSRHYGGTGLGLAISKNLCELMGGSIKVQSEVGVGTTFSFTVKLKCEADESLIKKKDVSVLTFSPEAASNLTILVVDDNAINRLLAVGLLQKMGFSADTATNGIEAIEAVNKKAYDIVLMDVQMPEMSGLEATDNIRKMKLENQPAIIALTANAMREDEEKCLAAGMNDYLSKPIQPKLLAAKIQKVIDQKNF comes from the coding sequence ATGAAACAAACACCGCCATTTCATGAGCAAGAAACGGCCCGCTTAGCCGAGCTTCGACGTTATAAAATTTTAGATACAGATCCTGAAGAGCTGTATACCAACATCGCAAACCTGGCGTCGCAAATCTGCGAAACGCCGATTTGTGCGGTGAGCTTTGTGGATAAAGATCGTCAATGGTTTAAAAGCAGCGTGGGACTTGAGGTCCAGGAGATTCATCGCGAGACGGCTTTTTGTGCTTACACTATTTTGCAAGACGATCTGTTAGAAGTAGAGGATGCGACAAAAGATGAGCGCTTCGCCGAAAATCAACTAGTGACAGATGACCCGAATATTCGCTTTTATGCGGGGGTTCCGCTTCTAAGTTCCAAGGGCCTTGCGCTGGGTGCTTTGTGTGTAATCGATAACAAACCGCGCAGTTTAACCCCTTATCAAAAAGAATCATTAAAACTCTTGGCAAAACAGGTCATGCTTCTTAATGAGCAAAGAATCCTGCACGAAAGATCGCGTTTAAAATTATTCCAAAAGAAAAGCGTTATTTCCAACATGACCTCTGGGGTGATGGCCGTAGATATGAACGGCGATGTGATGTTTACGAATCAGGCCTTTGTGGACTTGTTCAATTTGGATATCGAGCCCCAGTCACTTGAAGGTCGCCATTATGCCAAATTGATCGCTCACTATGGTAAGTCGCGTTTGCCGGATGTGGATAAGTTAATTGCGCGCGTGACTGAAATCATCAACAAAAATGAACCTATTTATGGAGATAAGATCCGAACACTTGAAGGTCTTATTATTGAGCGAGACTTCGTTCCCGTGAATTTCGAAGGCCAAACTGTTGGTCATCTGTGGGTTTATCGAGACGTTACTTTAAAAATTAAGCAAGAGCGTATGATGGCTCAGTCTCTAAAAAAGGCCGAGGAGCTGACGGCCTTAAAGTCCCAATTCCTAGCGAATATGAGCCACGAGATTCGTACACCACTAAACGGAATTATCGGGATGTCAGGGCTATTATTAGATTTATCTTTAGATAAAAAACAGACCGAGCTAACTCACAATATCCGTGAGTGCGGCGAGTCCTTGTTAGAAATCGTCAATGACATCTTGGACTATTCAAAAATTGAAGCAAACAAATTTGAACTAGTCAGTGAACCATTTAATATTGAAAGCTGTATTGATCAGTCGCTTTATATCTTGGATCATCGGGCTTCGCAAAAAGGACTCACTCTTACCCATCGGGCGATCACCCCGTTGCCTAAAGTAGTCATTGGGGATATGGGACGTTTAAAGCAGATTTTGGTCAATTTGATTGGAAATGCGGTGAAGTTCACGCATCAAGGCCAAGTACAGGTGAAGGTGGGAGCTGAAGATCTGCCAAATAATGAAACCTTGCTGTCATTTTCAGTTCAAGACACCGGAGTCGGAATTCCACCAGATCGCATGGATCGGTTGTTTAAATCATTTAGCCAAGTGGACTCTTCGACGAGCCGTCATTATGGTGGTACGGGATTGGGCTTAGCTATTTCTAAAAATCTGTGTGAGCTTATGGGCGGAAGTATTAAGGTTCAAAGTGAAGTGGGCGTTGGTACGACGTTTTCTTTCACGGTTAAGCTTAAGTGCGAAGCTGACGAATCTTTGATAAAGAAAAAAGATGTTTCGGTTTTAACTTTCAGCCCTGAAGCTGCTTCAAATTTAACGATATTGGTTGTGGATGACAATGCCATCAATCGTCTCTTGGCCGTGGGTCTATTGCAAAAGATGGGTTTTAGCGCCGACACCGCGACCAACGGCATCGAAGCGATCGAGGCCGTAAATAAGAAAGCTTACGACATTGTTTTGATGGACGTTCAGATGCCTGAGATGTCAGGTTTGGAAGCGACTGATAACATTAGAAAAATGAAATTAGAAAATCAGCCGGCCATCATCGCGCTAACCGCGAATGCCATGCGTGAAGATGAAGAAAAATGTTTAGCGGCGGGCATGAACGACTATTTAAGCAAGCCGATTCAGCCGAAATTATTAGCAGCTAAAATTCAGAAAGTTATTGATCAAAAAAATTTCTAG
- the recR gene encoding recombination mediator RecR — protein sequence MLHISALEKLTHELSRLPGIGPKTAQRLAYFILRAENQYPERLSEALLRVKAEVHDCPQCFNYTDTELCRYCDDIHRSDESICVVEEPADIMRIESSGAFRGRYHVLHGSISPLEGIGPKELRIQELIDRIDDGLEGRGPVIKEVILALDADLEGDTTILYLAKHLQGKGLKLSRIAHGVPIGSDIDFIDDRTMGRALQNRVEL from the coding sequence ATGCTTCATATATCTGCTTTAGAAAAACTAACCCACGAGCTCAGTCGTCTTCCCGGGATCGGGCCTAAGACGGCTCAGCGCTTGGCGTATTTTATTTTAAGAGCAGAAAATCAGTATCCGGAACGTTTGAGCGAAGCTCTTTTACGAGTGAAAGCCGAAGTTCACGATTGTCCTCAATGCTTTAATTACACCGATACAGAGCTTTGCCGTTATTGTGATGATATTCATCGCAGCGACGAATCGATCTGCGTGGTCGAAGAACCTGCCGACATTATGAGAATTGAATCTTCTGGCGCCTTCCGTGGTCGCTATCACGTTTTGCACGGTTCAATTTCTCCGTTGGAAGGCATTGGTCCTAAAGAATTGCGTATTCAAGAGCTGATTGACCGTATTGATGACGGTCTAGAAGGTCGTGGTCCGGTTATTAAGGAAGTGATCTTGGCTTTGGATGCCGATCTTGAGGGTGATACCACGATTTTGTACCTTGCTAAGCACCTTCAGGGCAAAGGTTTGAAACTTTCTCGTATTGCCCATGGAGTTCCTATTGGCAGCGACATCGATTTCATAGATGATAGAACTATGGGGCGCGCACTACAAAATCGCGTGGAGCTGTAA
- a CDS encoding 4'-phosphopantetheinyl transferase family protein, with translation MNDLNSFLESAKKILQDDSLSFIAKDIWGSQNSSHRELLHNEVAKIKNLNPGLHTSISHSEGMGVLVYSKQPVGVDVELTSRVLERIAARVSSKEDVTNAPSPASLWTAKEACFKALKTFNQPSVISQISIGDWEKIDSQTETCRLMNPQSFDSPSENRGVVIHTKHHTCSFFIFRT, from the coding sequence ATGAATGATCTAAACTCGTTTTTGGAATCCGCTAAAAAAATCCTTCAAGATGATTCGTTAAGCTTTATCGCTAAAGACATTTGGGGCAGTCAAAACTCCTCACATCGCGAACTGCTTCATAACGAAGTAGCTAAGATTAAAAATCTCAACCCCGGACTGCATACATCTATTTCACACAGTGAGGGCATGGGCGTGTTGGTTTATTCAAAACAGCCTGTCGGTGTCGATGTCGAGCTAACATCGAGAGTGCTTGAACGAATCGCAGCCCGCGTGTCCTCCAAAGAAGATGTCACTAACGCCCCTTCGCCCGCTTCTTTGTGGACGGCAAAAGAGGCCTGCTTTAAGGCGCTTAAAACCTTTAATCAGCCGTCGGTGATTTCACAGATTTCTATAGGGGATTGGGAAAAAATTGATTCTCAAACTGAGACGTGCCGTCTGATGAACCCTCAAAGCTTCGATTCTCCCTCTGAAAACCGGGGAGTTGTCATTCATACTAAACATCATACTTGTTCCTTTTTTATCTTTCGTACTTAA
- the nadA gene encoding quinolinate synthase NadA, which translates to MSYDIAADIQRLKREKDAVILAHYYEDGDIQDIADHVGDSFFLAKMGQKVEQKVILLAGVVFMAESVKILNPTKTVLVPDLEASCSLVKGAPYERYLDWRRKHRDGIAVTYINSSAEVKSISDVIITSSNAEQIVGAIPKDRKILFGPDQHLGRWLSKKMPDRQFEFWPGACEVHVLFNAKRLYELILQHPDAVVIAHPECDDSVLQHASVIGSTSRLLEEVQKNPAKKFIVATETGIFHQMQKLRPDVELIQAPVLDAGCSCNNCPYMKMNNMEKIKHALETLQPQVGLEEALRVKAQVSLDRMMDITSGKAVQWPQEFSL; encoded by the coding sequence ATGAGTTATGATATTGCGGCTGATATTCAGCGGTTGAAAAGAGAAAAAGATGCGGTGATCTTGGCTCACTATTATGAAGATGGTGATATTCAGGATATTGCTGATCATGTGGGTGATAGTTTCTTTTTGGCTAAAATGGGGCAAAAGGTAGAACAAAAAGTGATTTTGTTGGCGGGTGTGGTTTTCATGGCTGAAAGCGTGAAGATTCTTAATCCAACAAAAACAGTTCTGGTTCCTGATCTTGAAGCTTCTTGTTCCTTGGTGAAGGGTGCTCCTTACGAGCGTTATCTTGATTGGCGTCGCAAGCACCGCGATGGTATTGCGGTGACGTACATCAATTCAAGTGCGGAAGTGAAATCTATTTCAGACGTAATTATCACTTCTTCTAATGCCGAACAAATCGTTGGCGCTATTCCTAAAGATCGCAAAATTCTTTTTGGGCCTGATCAGCATTTAGGCCGTTGGCTTTCTAAAAAAATGCCAGATCGTCAGTTTGAATTTTGGCCAGGGGCTTGCGAAGTTCACGTGCTTTTCAACGCCAAAAGATTGTATGAACTGATATTGCAACATCCCGATGCTGTGGTGATTGCGCATCCCGAGTGTGACGATTCGGTTTTGCAACACGCGTCTGTGATTGGCTCGACTTCGCGATTATTAGAAGAAGTGCAAAAAAATCCAGCCAAAAAGTTCATCGTTGCCACTGAAACCGGCATCTTTCATCAAATGCAGAAACTGCGTCCTGATGTTGAATTGATTCAAGCTCCGGTTTTGGATGCGGGTTGTTCGTGCAACAACTGCCCGTACATGAAAATGAACAACATGGAAAAAATCAAACACGCCCTTGAAACCCTGCAACCACAAGTCGGCTTAGAGGAAGCTTTGCGCGTAAAAGCGCAAGTGTCTTTGGACCGCATGATGGATATCACCAGTGGCAAAGCGGTTCAGTGGCCTCAAGAGTTCAGTTTATAA
- a CDS encoding GTP-binding protein, with protein MSFINHNAKEIHCKIVYYGPSLGGKTTNIQWVYQQTANDQKTKLVAPNTDIERTLFFDFLPLNIGDIRGYKTRFHLYTVPGQVVYDASRKLILKGLDGVIFVADSQIERMDENLESLRNLETNLEQQGYDIRETPLIMQYNKRDLPNAASMAELRSALNPYNAPEIEGRASEGVGVFESLKTVSKSIINVLKGGTTL; from the coding sequence ATGTCTTTTATTAACCACAACGCCAAAGAAATTCACTGCAAGATTGTCTATTACGGCCCTTCATTGGGCGGTAAGACGACAAATATTCAGTGGGTTTACCAACAAACGGCGAATGATCAAAAGACCAAACTTGTCGCTCCGAACACTGATATCGAAAGAACTTTGTTTTTCGACTTCTTGCCTTTAAATATCGGCGATATCCGTGGTTATAAAACTCGTTTCCATCTTTATACGGTTCCTGGCCAAGTGGTTTACGATGCTTCCAGAAAGCTGATCCTTAAAGGTCTGGACGGCGTGATTTTCGTGGCCGACTCACAAATTGAGCGCATGGATGAAAACTTAGAATCCCTTCGCAATCTAGAAACCAACCTAGAACAGCAAGGCTACGACATCCGCGAGACCCCGCTTATTATGCAATACAATAAACGCGATCTTCCCAATGCCGCGTCCATGGCAGAGCTAAGAAGCGCTTTAAACCCTTATAACGCTCCAGAAATTGAGGGCCGCGCTTCCGAAGGCGTTGGTGTCTTTGAATCGCTAAAAACGGTTTCTAAATCGATTATTAATGTCCTAAAAGGCGGAACCACTTTGTAA
- a CDS encoding NADP-dependent isocitrate dehydrogenase, which produces MKKIKVANPVVELDGDEMTRIIWKFIKEKLILPYLEIDIKYFDLGMEHRDATNDQVTVDAAEAIKKYNVGIKCATITPDEARVTEFKLKQMWKSPNGTIRNILDGTVFREPIICKNVPRLVPNWTAPICIGRHAFGDQYRATDFVTKGKGKLTITFEGENGEKIQHEVYNFKGDGVAMAMYNTDESISGFARSCFNQALSKKWPLYLSTKNTILKKYDGRFKDIFEDIYQKEFKAKFDAAGITYEHRLIDDMVASALKWNGNFVWACKNYDGDVQSDTVAQGFGSLGLMTSVLVTPDGKTMEAEAAHGTVTRHYRQHQQGKPTSTNPIASIFAWTRGLEHRGNLDGNKDLVKFSQTLEKVCVETVEAGFMTKDLAVCIYGDKVPNDKYMNTEPFLAKLDENLKKALAL; this is translated from the coding sequence ATGAAAAAAATCAAAGTTGCAAATCCCGTCGTTGAACTTGACGGCGATGAAATGACTCGCATTATCTGGAAATTCATCAAAGAAAAATTGATTCTTCCTTACCTTGAAATCGACATTAAGTATTTCGATTTGGGAATGGAACATCGTGATGCTACAAACGATCAAGTGACTGTTGACGCCGCAGAAGCGATCAAAAAATACAACGTTGGTATTAAGTGCGCGACGATCACGCCTGATGAAGCCCGCGTAACTGAATTCAAACTTAAACAAATGTGGAAATCACCTAACGGTACCATCCGTAATATTTTAGACGGTACTGTTTTCCGTGAACCTATCATCTGCAAAAACGTCCCTCGTCTAGTTCCTAATTGGACAGCGCCCATCTGTATCGGTCGTCACGCCTTCGGTGACCAATACCGCGCAACTGATTTTGTAACCAAAGGCAAAGGTAAATTGACGATCACTTTCGAAGGTGAAAACGGCGAAAAGATCCAACATGAAGTTTACAACTTCAAAGGCGATGGCGTTGCGATGGCAATGTACAACACGGATGAATCTATCAGCGGTTTTGCACGTTCTTGCTTTAACCAAGCACTTTCTAAAAAATGGCCTTTGTATCTTTCGACTAAAAACACCATCCTAAAAAAATACGATGGTCGTTTCAAAGATATCTTTGAAGACATTTACCAAAAAGAATTCAAAGCGAAATTCGACGCTGCGGGCATCACTTACGAGCATCGCTTGATCGACGACATGGTGGCTTCGGCATTGAAATGGAATGGTAACTTCGTATGGGCTTGTAAGAACTACGATGGTGACGTTCAATCAGATACTGTTGCTCAAGGTTTTGGTTCTCTTGGTTTAATGACCTCGGTCCTTGTAACTCCAGATGGTAAAACAATGGAAGCAGAGGCCGCTCACGGAACGGTGACTCGTCACTATCGTCAGCACCAACAAGGCAAACCGACTTCAACAAATCCAATTGCTTCTATCTTTGCATGGACTCGTGGTTTAGAGCACCGCGGGAACTTGGATGGCAATAAGGATCTTGTGAAGTTTTCTCAAACTTTAGAAAAAGTATGTGTCGAAACGGTTGAAGCTGGTTTCATGACAAAAGATTTGGCCGTCTGCATTTATGGCGACAAAGTTCCAAATGATAAATACATGAACACGGAACCGTTCTTAGCTAAACTTGACGAGAATTTAAAGAAAGCTTTGGCGCTTTAG
- a CDS encoding YbaB/EbfC family nucleoid-associated protein has product MKGMPGGMAQLMKQANQMQMKMKKTQEELATKEYEAASGGGAVKVKVNGDHKILSLTVDPEVMKSGDVEMLQDLIVTAVNEAMKTAKDTSAKEMEKITGGLNIPGMF; this is encoded by the coding sequence ATGAAGGGTATGCCTGGCGGAATGGCTCAGTTGATGAAACAAGCCAATCAAATGCAAATGAAAATGAAAAAGACCCAAGAAGAACTTGCGACGAAAGAATACGAAGCAGCTTCTGGTGGCGGCGCAGTTAAAGTAAAAGTTAACGGTGATCACAAAATCCTTTCTTTGACTGTGGATCCTGAAGTTATGAAATCTGGCGACGTTGAAATGCTTCAAGATTTGATCGTTACAGCTGTGAACGAAGCGATGAAAACCGCTAAAGACACTTCCGCTAAAGAGATGGAAAAAATCACTGGCGGATTAAACATTCCAGGAATGTTTTAA
- a CDS encoding lipocalin family protein, which produces MKLLIYSVLFSISFGLFAGFALAKDLPVVDHVDLTRYQGKWYEIGSIPQSFQKQCVGNTTAEYEIIPSGEVKVLNSCATKDGSRDSAEGRAKVVDNQTNAKLKVTFANIGGRWVYLFGGKYWIIKLDPNYQYVVVGHPSRDYGWILSRNPAMPIEKVRELAMYIKSQGYDICRFYTTPQPGGFKQKTSFCGPR; this is translated from the coding sequence ATGAAACTGCTCATTTATTCTGTTCTATTTTCTATCAGCTTTGGATTATTTGCGGGATTCGCTTTAGCGAAAGACCTTCCCGTGGTCGATCATGTGGATCTGACCCGCTATCAAGGCAAATGGTATGAAATCGGATCAATTCCTCAATCCTTTCAAAAACAATGCGTAGGCAACACGACGGCAGAATACGAAATCATTCCTAGTGGTGAAGTAAAAGTCTTAAACTCTTGCGCCACCAAAGATGGATCACGTGATTCCGCCGAAGGACGCGCTAAAGTCGTTGATAACCAAACAAATGCGAAACTTAAAGTCACATTTGCTAACATTGGCGGTCGTTGGGTTTATCTTTTCGGTGGTAAGTACTGGATCATCAAATTAGATCCGAACTATCAATACGTCGTCGTCGGTCACCCTTCTCGCGATTACGGATGGATCTTATCACGCAACCCTGCCATGCCGATTGAAAAAGTCAGAGAGCTTGCGATGTATATTAAATCTCAAGGTTATGACATCTGCCGATTTTACACCACCCCACAACCAGGCGGATTTAAACAAAAGACCTCTTTTTGCGGTCCTCGCTAA
- the dnaX gene encoding DNA polymerase III subunit gamma/tau yields the protein MSYQVIARKWRPQSFTDVVGQNHITQTLNNALKNGRLPHALLFTGPRGTGKTSSARILAKALRCPNAVNFTPCNECTSCQEIAAGTSVDVMEIDGASNNGVDAIRELRDTVAFMPATGKYKIYIIDEVHMLSTSAFNALLKTLEEPPSHVIFIMATTEVHKIPQTILSRCQRFDFRRISTRQITEHLRVIAEREGVPAEEEALWIIARQGDGSMRDSQSLLDQVITFANGPLTRASVVEILGLTDRALLFETLNALVDRSTQSIMKVIEKIATAGFEPHLFSQDLLESIRSLLLVKVSETQAVDILEMPDSELQALKEMAARLSEEDIHMLFDMALKGGNDIPRAQDPRIVLEVTLLRMASAPKLVDLKSLLSGVTSHSAGGARPYIPPVNPVTKGHARLEESQKVPEVPRGLDKMKAVLENKAAHAKASSPTNAPADKPAAPATPSPVAETPAPPKLATGSTSSEKWVNFVELLRQDDALFAAKVENLLFVKEEGKLLSLGVPAKLAFLKEQMADTQVRKKLQGFIDSYWGAGYSFEVLMSRDQVGESAQALQQKKVQQAEDELRTKIVENPMVKAAQDVFKGNIKSIVEIKRNGAGR from the coding sequence TTGTCTTATCAGGTGATTGCACGAAAATGGCGTCCCCAATCCTTCACCGACGTTGTCGGACAAAACCATATTACCCAAACACTGAACAATGCCTTAAAAAATGGTCGCTTGCCACACGCTTTGCTTTTCACAGGTCCTCGCGGAACCGGAAAAACTTCTTCAGCGCGTATTTTAGCCAAAGCTTTGCGTTGCCCCAATGCCGTAAACTTCACTCCTTGTAACGAGTGTACTTCGTGCCAAGAAATTGCGGCCGGCACTAGTGTTGACGTTATGGAAATCGACGGAGCCTCCAACAATGGTGTTGATGCCATTCGTGAACTTCGCGACACCGTGGCGTTTATGCCAGCAACCGGTAAATACAAAATCTATATCATCGACGAAGTTCACATGCTTTCTACAAGTGCATTTAATGCACTTTTGAAAACCTTGGAAGAGCCACCGTCCCACGTGATTTTCATTATGGCGACAACTGAGGTTCATAAGATTCCTCAGACGATTTTGTCTCGTTGCCAACGCTTTGATTTCCGTCGCATCAGTACTCGTCAGATCACAGAGCACTTACGAGTGATCGCCGAGCGCGAAGGTGTTCCGGCTGAAGAAGAAGCGCTTTGGATTATTGCCCGTCAAGGTGACGGATCCATGCGCGATTCACAAAGCTTATTAGATCAAGTCATCACATTTGCTAATGGTCCTTTGACTCGTGCTAGTGTCGTTGAAATCTTAGGTCTTACGGATCGCGCCTTGCTGTTTGAAACTTTAAATGCGCTCGTAGATCGCAGCACTCAAAGCATCATGAAGGTGATTGAAAAAATCGCCACCGCAGGATTTGAGCCGCATTTGTTTTCGCAAGACTTGTTAGAATCTATTCGCAGTCTTTTGCTGGTGAAAGTTTCTGAAACTCAAGCGGTGGATATTTTAGAAATGCCGGATTCTGAGCTTCAAGCTTTAAAAGAAATGGCGGCGCGCCTTTCTGAAGAAGATATCCACATGCTTTTCGACATGGCTCTTAAGGGTGGCAACGATATTCCGCGCGCGCAAGATCCTCGCATTGTTTTAGAAGTCACCTTATTACGTATGGCCTCTGCACCTAAGTTAGTGGACCTAAAAAGTCTTTTAAGTGGCGTAACCTCTCACAGCGCAGGTGGGGCCCGGCCTTACATTCCGCCGGTAAATCCAGTCACCAAAGGTCATGCTCGTTTAGAAGAATCTCAGAAGGTGCCTGAAGTTCCTCGTGGTTTAGACAAAATGAAGGCGGTTTTAGAAAATAAAGCTGCTCATGCCAAAGCTTCTTCCCCCACAAATGCCCCCGCGGACAAGCCCGCAGCTCCGGCGACACCTTCGCCTGTGGCCGAGACGCCCGCTCCCCCCAAATTAGCAACCGGCTCAACTTCTTCTGAAAAATGGGTCAACTTCGTGGAGCTTTTGCGCCAGGATGACGCACTCTTTGCGGCTAAAGTGGAAAACCTTTTGTTCGTGAAAGAAGAAGGCAAGCTTTTAAGCCTGGGCGTTCCGGCTAAATTGGCCTTTTTGAAAGAACAAATGGCCGACACTCAGGTGCGTAAAAAGTTGCAGGGATTTATTGATTCCTACTGGGGTGCTGGGTATTCTTTTGAAGTATTGATGAGTCGCGATCAGGTCGGAGAATCAGCCCAAGCTTTGCAACAAAAAAAAGTGCAACAAGCCGAAGATGAACTTCGCACTAAGATTGTCGAAAATCCGATGGTGAAAGCCGCCCAAGATGTCTTTAAGGGCAATATCAAATCCATCGTAGAAATTAAGCGCAACGGCGCAGGGAGATAA